A segment of the Limibacillus sp. genome:
TCGGCGCACGCTTCATGCAGCTCAGCTACAACAACCAGTCGCTGCTGGCGACCGGCTGCTACGAGGCCGAGGACCCCGGCATCACGCGCATGGGAAAACAGGTGATCCGCGAGATGAACCGGGTCGGGCTGGTGGTCGACATGAGCCATTCGGCGGAACGCTCGACCCTGGAGGCCATCGAGCTTTCCGAGCGCCCCATCGCGATCACTCACGCCAACCCGGCCTTCTGGCACCCGGCGCTGCGCAACAAGTCGGATAGCGTCCTGAAGGCCCTCGCCGAGAGCGGCGGCATGCTGGGCTTTTCGCTCTATCCCCACCATTTGAAGGGCAAGTCGGACTGTAGTCTTGAGTCCTTCTGCGAGATGGTGGCGCGCACGGCCGAGCTCATGGGCGTCCGCTCGCTCGGCATCGGCAGCGACCTCTGCCAAGACCAGCCCGACAGTGTCGTCGAGTGGATGCGCAACGGCCGCTGGACCAAGGAACGCGACTATGGCGAAGGCAGCGCCGCTGCCGCCGGATTCCCGCCACAACCTGAATGGTTCCGGGACAACCGTGATTTCGGAAGCATTGCCGATGGTCTGGCGGCCGCCGGATTCTCTCCCGAAGAGGTGGCCGGGCTGATGGGCGAAAACTGGCTCTCCTTCTTCGAGACCTCCTTCGGGCCCGCGTCATGACGGCGATTCAGGAACGGCAAGACGAAGGGGGGTTGGATCTGCGGCCCGCTTCCCAGGTCATGCGCTTGGCGCGCATGGGCAGCTTCTTCCCGACGCGGCTCTCCTTCATGCCAGGGCTGATACGCAGCATGAACCGGGAGGGTTGGCGCTTTTCACGCCCGCGCTTCGAGATCGCCGGAAACGGGGAGGGGCGCGCGGTCTACTGCGTCGATGCCGGCGCGCGGCGCTACAGCCTCGTCGCCTTCGCCCATGCGCTGCCGGATGACGCGCGCAGCGACCGGGTCATCGCCGAGGCTTGGGACGCCACCTTCGCGCTCTATGACGGTGAGCCGGACGAGGCGGAGCTAAAGCGGCTCGCCGCCGCCGTGCCCAAGCAGGAGGCGGGCCGCTGCCGACCCAGCGAGTTGGTGCTCTCGCGCGCCAACAAATCCGTGAGGGTCTTCGAGCATGTCGCCGGATGCCTCGCCGAGGGACGCCAGCCCGACCCGGCCCTGCTGGCCTCGGTCGGGTATCTCATGCGCACCACGGCGGTCTACGGCAACGGCAAGTTCGGGATCGCCGACCGTGAGCGGATCGCCGGGCGTCCCGAACTGGCCGGGCCCTTCCGGGCCGAAATGCTGGCCGTCTACCTGATCCGCAACTTCACCCTCGATCTGGTTGAGGAGGCGGCACGGAAGAAGGCCGAGGCGGCGGGTGCGCCGGAGCGCTTCACGCGCCTGGCCCCACAGCTGCGGCGCTTCCTGGGGATCGGCAACTCAACCGGGCTCGGCATGGCGCCCTTCCTGATCAACCACCCGGAGCTGATCAACAACTGGATCGCTGCCCGCGAAACCGCGCTCGCCCGCGTGCGCGCGCTGTCCCGCGCCGCTCCCGAGGAGGTAGCCCGGTTCGAGGAGCTGGTGGCGCGCGCGGCGGCCCATGTCGGCCAATGGCGCGTCGAGGACGCCCGGCAGTCGGCCCGCATCGCAAGGCTGGAGGAAGACCTGGCGTTGCTGTCGCAGTGGCTTGCGGAGGAGGAGTGGACCTCGTCTTCGCGCCCCTGGGACTCGCTCTACCGCCGCGCGGAGGAGGCCTTTTCGCTCGAAGGGCAGGAGATGCTGGTGAGCCTGCTGTTGGAGCCGCAGGGCGCGCTGGTGGACGACCTCACCGACCTCATGGCCGCGCCGCCGCCTCGCGGTGTCGAGCCCGCCATGACGCTCGGCGGCCTGCAAGAGGCCCTCAGCCGCGCCTATGACTGGGCGCTTGAACTGGACTTCGCCGCGCCCGGCGCCGAGGCGCGCTTCTGGTACGTCTCCGAGAAGAAGCTGGAGCCGCGCCTGGGCGAGCGTGGGCGCGAGGCGGGCGAGGAACTGGAATCGCCTCTCGACATCGCCCGGCAGGTCCAGGCGCTTTCAGCCGCGCTGGAAGAGGCGCTTGCCGAACTGGGGGCCGACGCCAGCATCGCCGCCTTCCTGCTGCGCCACCCGGAACTGCGCCACGTGGTGCGGCGTGTCCAGGGCGCGGCGCGCCATCCATACGGCGAGGTACGTGAAAACCTGATCGCGGCGGACTGTCTGCCGATCGACCTGCTGCGCTGCAAGCTCTCCTTCTTCGGGGCGTCCAAGTTCGATCCGAAGTCGGACCGCTGGACCCGGATCACGCTCTATCAGGGCGCGCCCCTGCCCGAGGATCTTGGCGCGCCCGGGGCCGAGGACTGGTGCCTTCCTGTGTTGGAGAGGGCGGACAATGCGCCTGTCGCTGAATGAGGTCGAAGGTGGCTGCCTGAAGGCTGCGCGCGGCGCAGGGCTGCCTTACGGTCTGGCGCAGGAGGCCGGACGCGCGGCGCGCTGTCTGGCGCTTTACGGTCTGCCCTGGTGCGGCCCGCTGCTGGCGGCGCTGGAGGCCTTCGAGAAACAGGAGCAGGAGCGGACCGGCCTCAACCTGACGGCGGACGCCGCGCGTCTGACCGGCGGTCCCTCGGCCCTGCTGCTCGGCCCGGCGTCCAGCGACGTCTGGCGCGCAGGCCTGATGGAGGACCGCCCGCTGGTGATAGCGGTCCCTGACCAGCCGCTCTTCTGCCTCGCGGCCTTGGCGCTGGGCGTGGCGGAGGGGGCGGCCCCGCTGCTGGCGCGCTGGGACGGCGGCTCCTTGGGTCTTGGCCGGGAGGGAAGCAGCCTTTTGGGGGCTTTGCCGGAAGCGGGTTCTGCGCTCGAAGTACTGCCGCTTGACCGGGACGCGGATCCCGCCGAAGGCCGCGACCTCCTATCCACTGCGCCCGGCTGCCTGGAGACCGGCTGCCCCGCCGATCCGGACTGCTGGGCCGCCCTCGCCAGTTACGCCGCGCGCACGTTGGT
Coding sequences within it:
- a CDS encoding membrane dipeptidase, which encodes MPENNSQRPIIIDALQYSAWSEKIFREMAEGGVCAVHVTICYHENFRETVANIEEWNRRFEAHPGLIFPGRRAGDVRRARDEGRTAIFFGFQNCSPIEDDIGLVEICYSLGARFMQLSYNNQSLLATGCYEAEDPGITRMGKQVIREMNRVGLVVDMSHSAERSTLEAIELSERPIAITHANPAFWHPALRNKSDSVLKALAESGGMLGFSLYPHHLKGKSDCSLESFCEMVARTAELMGVRSLGIGSDLCQDQPDSVVEWMRNGRWTKERDYGEGSAAAAGFPPQPEWFRDNRDFGSIADGLAAAGFSPEEVAGLMGENWLSFFETSFGPAS
- a CDS encoding DUF3726 domain-containing protein, translated to MRLSLNEVEGGCLKAARGAGLPYGLAQEAGRAARCLALYGLPWCGPLLAALEAFEKQEQERTGLNLTADAARLTGGPSALLLGPASSDVWRAGLMEDRPLVIAVPDQPLFCLAALALGVAEGAAPLLARWDGGSLGLGREGSSLLGALPEAGSALEVLPLDRDADPAEGRDLLSTAPGCLETGCPADPDCWAALASYAARTLV